A single region of the Lepus europaeus isolate LE1 chromosome 1, mLepTim1.pri, whole genome shotgun sequence genome encodes:
- the LOC133766980 gene encoding LOW QUALITY PROTEIN: GTP:AMP phosphotransferase AK3, mitochondrial-like (The sequence of the model RefSeq protein was modified relative to this genomic sequence to represent the inferred CDS: inserted 2 bases in 1 codon), with protein MGASARLLRXVILGAPGSGKGTVSSRIIKHFELKHLSSGDLLRQNMLRGTEIGVLAKTFIDQGKLIPDDVMTRLALHELKNLTEHSWLLDGFPRTLPQAEALDRTYQIDTVINLNVPFEVIKQRLTARWIHPASGRVYNIEFNPPKTVGIDDLTGEPLIQREDDKPETVIKRLKAYEAQTEPVLEYYQKKGVLETFSGTETNKIWPSVYAFLQTKIPETHQKDSVTP; from the exons ATGGGGGCGTCCGCTCGGCTGTTGCG GGTGATCTTGGGAGCTCCGGGCTCGGGCAAGGGCACCGTGTCTTCGCGTATCATCAAGCATTTCGAGCTGAAGCACCTCTCCAGCGGGGACCTGCTGCGACAGAACATGCTGCGAGGCACAGAAATTGGTGTGTTAGCCAAGACTTTCATTGATCAAGGGAAGCTCATTCCAGATGATGTCATGACTCGGCTGGCCCTTCATGAGCTGAAAAATCTCACTGAGCACAGCTGGCTGTTGGATGGTTTTCCAAGGACACTCCCACAGGCAGAAGCTCTGGACAGAACTTATCAGATAGACACCGTGATTAACCTGAACGTACCCTTTGAGGTCATTAAGCAACGCCTTACTGCTCGCTGGATTCACCCAGCCAGTGGCCGTGTCTACAACATTGAGTTCAACCCTCCCAAAACTGTGGGCATCGATGACCTGACCGGAGAGCCTCTCATTCAGCGTGAGGACGACAAGCCAGAGACGGTCATCAAGAGACTGAAGGCATACGAGGCTCAAACAGAGCCGGTCCTGGAATATTACCAGAAAAAAGGGGTGTTGGAAACGTTCTCTGGAACAGAAACCAATAAGATCTGGCCCAGCGTATATGCTTTCCTACAAACAAAGATTCCAGAAACACACCAGAAGGACTCCGTCACTCCATGA